A portion of the Streptomyces sp. NBC_00376 genome contains these proteins:
- a CDS encoding beta-ketoacyl synthase N-terminal-like domain-containing protein yields MAVLLPGAADLDAYWRNLRDGVDAIGAVPDGRWDAEYYHPGTASDPAVANRVYARRGGFVDGLAQVEVTRFGIMPNSVAGTEPDQLIALHVAAAALDDAGGTDRLPDRARVGVVLGRGGYLTPGLVRLDQRVRTAGQLVRTLAELLPELTGDQLAGVRQAFTERLGPDSPESAIGLVPNLAASRVANRLDLRGPAYTVDAACASSLVAVDQAVGELASGRCDVMLAGGVHHCHDITLWSVFSQLRALSPSQRIRPFHRDADGILIGEGTGVVVLKRLADAERAGDRIYAVVRGTGVASDGRAAGLMNPEPGGQAHAVRQAWRAAGLDPAEPGSVGLLEAHGTATPAGDSAELATLTEVFGPGDGDAVLGSVKSMIGHAMPAAGVAGLVKAALAVHHRTLLPTLHCDDPHPALARTRFRTLEKAADWETTERSPVRRAAVNAFGFGGINAHVVLEEAPGGHGSRAGAPARPVAEVDEPEHVLLLAADSPASLAALLDADDDTVRAAGLAPGHPHPEAGRARLGIVGPTAKRLALARRAVARRRGWHGRGDVWFRPSPLLGAGHGRLAFLFPGLEGEFTPQVDDVAAHFGLPAPAVDGDRTDDVGRHGFGVVAVGRLLDAALRRSGIVPDAVAGHSVGEWTAMAAAGLYSGDEVDAFMAAFDPDSVTVPGLAFGAIGAGAEHVLAALRDEGGSRAGLVLSHDNAPGQSMVCGPQAAVEDFVRARRAQGVLSQVLPFRSGFHTPMLRLHIGPIEEAARRFRLHPPHTPLWSGTTAAPFPEDETGIRALFIRHLLEPVRFRQLTEALNAAGHRVFVQVGPGQLGSLVSDTLGGHDHLVVAANSPHRTGLAQLRRVATALWTAGSAVAPSLQPAEAAPTDQRPSVRLDLSGALVSLSPQRLTELRAGLRAPARAPAGPSPLDSLAESSPVAAELSALLSETADTAAALMSARMATPAPAPSAGPRHTTVRVSPDTMPYLLDHCFFPQRPGWPEIADRWPVVPATTIVQHIVDAAQETAPGGLPVAVHGARFDEWLTATPAVDVPVTVTPKDPGLLAVSFGPRARATVELAAAYPTPPPAPWVTDPGAEHAPDHTAAQLYAERWMFHGPAFQGVSELTAIGDRHVRGRLTTPSAPGALLDSVGQLLGYWIMATRSERTVVFPVGMREMRFYGPHPAPGTEVECLVRVTSLTDAFLEADVQLRAGGTVWAELYGWQDRRFDNDPQTRPVERFPDRNTLSEPRPGGWRLLHERWPDLASRELIMRNSLGGAERAEYARHAPRGRRQWLLGRIAVKDAVRQWLWDHGEGPVFPAELRVHNDETGRPYVTGVHGRTLPPLDVSLAHCAEAAVAIVRPHRTGPGPGIDIEEVTDRTPQALAAALGGDELRLLHRLSADTGESEAVWFTRFWAAKESVAKAEGTGFGGRPRDFTVLDATPAGDRLAVAGRLQRAHTVHCVPTTNPPRLPERAYAVAWTAGNPTVKEYDAR; encoded by the coding sequence ATGGCGGTGCTGCTGCCGGGCGCCGCGGACCTGGACGCCTACTGGCGCAACCTGCGCGACGGCGTGGACGCGATCGGCGCGGTACCGGACGGGCGTTGGGACGCCGAGTACTACCACCCGGGCACCGCCTCCGACCCGGCCGTCGCGAATCGGGTCTACGCCCGCCGGGGCGGGTTCGTGGACGGGCTCGCGCAGGTGGAGGTCACCCGGTTCGGGATCATGCCGAACTCGGTGGCCGGTACCGAGCCCGACCAGCTCATCGCCCTGCACGTGGCTGCGGCCGCCCTCGACGACGCGGGTGGCACGGATCGCCTCCCCGACCGGGCGCGGGTCGGCGTCGTTCTGGGCAGGGGCGGCTATCTCACGCCCGGCCTGGTCCGGCTCGACCAGCGGGTCCGTACGGCCGGCCAACTGGTCCGCACACTGGCGGAGTTGCTCCCGGAGCTGACGGGGGACCAACTCGCAGGAGTGCGTCAGGCGTTCACCGAGCGTCTCGGTCCGGACAGCCCCGAGTCCGCGATCGGCCTGGTGCCCAACCTCGCCGCCTCCCGGGTCGCCAACCGGCTCGATCTGCGCGGGCCCGCGTACACGGTGGACGCCGCCTGCGCCTCCTCACTGGTCGCCGTGGACCAGGCCGTGGGCGAACTCGCCTCCGGGCGGTGCGACGTGATGCTCGCCGGCGGCGTCCACCACTGCCACGACATCACGCTGTGGAGCGTCTTCTCCCAGCTGCGCGCTCTCTCTCCCAGCCAGCGCATCCGGCCCTTCCACCGGGACGCCGACGGCATCCTGATCGGTGAGGGGACGGGCGTTGTGGTCCTCAAGCGGCTGGCCGACGCCGAGCGCGCCGGAGACCGGATCTACGCAGTGGTCCGGGGTACCGGAGTGGCGAGCGACGGACGGGCGGCCGGTCTCATGAACCCCGAGCCCGGTGGCCAGGCGCATGCGGTACGGCAGGCGTGGCGGGCGGCCGGCCTCGACCCCGCCGAGCCGGGCTCGGTCGGCCTGCTGGAGGCGCACGGCACCGCGACACCGGCAGGCGACAGCGCCGAACTCGCCACGCTCACCGAGGTGTTCGGACCCGGAGACGGTGACGCGGTTCTGGGATCGGTCAAGTCGATGATCGGGCATGCCATGCCGGCCGCCGGGGTCGCCGGCCTGGTCAAGGCCGCACTCGCCGTCCACCACCGCACACTCCTTCCGACACTGCACTGCGACGACCCGCACCCCGCCCTGGCCCGTACCCGGTTCCGCACCCTGGAGAAGGCCGCCGACTGGGAGACCACCGAGCGCAGCCCCGTGCGCCGGGCCGCCGTCAACGCGTTCGGCTTCGGCGGGATCAACGCGCATGTGGTGCTGGAGGAGGCCCCTGGCGGGCACGGGTCCCGCGCGGGCGCACCGGCCCGCCCGGTCGCCGAGGTCGACGAGCCCGAGCACGTCCTGCTGCTCGCCGCCGACTCCCCGGCGAGCCTCGCCGCCCTGCTGGACGCCGACGACGACACCGTACGGGCGGCCGGCCTCGCCCCCGGCCACCCGCACCCGGAGGCGGGCCGCGCCCGCCTCGGCATCGTCGGACCGACCGCCAAACGGCTCGCTCTGGCCCGCCGCGCGGTCGCCCGGCGGCGAGGCTGGCACGGACGCGGTGACGTCTGGTTCCGGCCGAGCCCCCTCCTGGGCGCCGGCCACGGCCGACTGGCATTCCTGTTCCCGGGTCTGGAGGGCGAGTTCACCCCGCAGGTCGACGACGTGGCCGCCCATTTCGGTCTGCCTGCCCCCGCAGTCGACGGAGACCGGACCGACGACGTGGGCCGGCACGGTTTCGGCGTGGTCGCCGTCGGCCGCCTCCTCGACGCGGCGTTGCGCCGCAGCGGGATCGTGCCGGACGCGGTCGCCGGACACAGCGTCGGCGAGTGGACGGCCATGGCCGCGGCCGGGCTGTATTCAGGGGACGAGGTCGACGCGTTCATGGCCGCCTTCGACCCCGACTCGGTGACGGTCCCCGGTCTCGCCTTCGGCGCGATCGGCGCCGGTGCCGAGCACGTCCTGGCCGCCCTGCGCGACGAGGGCGGGAGCCGGGCGGGCCTGGTCCTCTCGCACGACAACGCACCCGGTCAGTCGATGGTGTGCGGTCCGCAGGCGGCGGTGGAGGACTTCGTACGGGCGCGTCGCGCCCAGGGCGTCCTCAGCCAGGTCCTGCCGTTCCGCTCGGGCTTCCACACGCCGATGCTGCGCCTTCATATCGGACCGATCGAGGAGGCCGCCCGCCGGTTCCGGCTGCATCCGCCGCACACCCCGCTCTGGTCGGGCACGACCGCCGCGCCGTTCCCCGAGGACGAGACGGGGATCCGGGCTCTCTTCATCCGGCATCTGCTGGAACCCGTGCGGTTCCGGCAGCTGACCGAGGCCCTGAACGCGGCCGGTCACCGGGTGTTCGTCCAGGTCGGCCCCGGTCAGCTCGGCTCCCTGGTGAGCGACACCCTGGGCGGTCACGACCACCTGGTGGTCGCCGCCAACTCGCCCCATCGCACCGGCCTCGCCCAGCTGCGCCGGGTGGCCACCGCGCTGTGGACGGCGGGTTCGGCGGTGGCGCCCTCCCTGCAGCCCGCCGAGGCCGCACCCACCGATCAACGGCCTTCGGTGCGACTGGACTTGAGCGGTGCTCTGGTGTCCCTCTCGCCCCAGCGGCTCACCGAGCTTCGGGCCGGGCTGCGTGCGCCCGCGCGTGCGCCGGCCGGCCCGTCGCCGCTCGACTCCCTCGCCGAGAGCTCCCCGGTTGCCGCCGAACTGAGCGCCCTGCTGAGCGAGACCGCGGACACGGCCGCCGCCCTCATGTCCGCGAGGATGGCGACGCCTGCGCCGGCTCCGTCCGCCGGGCCGCGGCACACCACCGTCCGTGTCTCGCCCGACACCATGCCCTACCTCCTGGACCACTGCTTCTTCCCCCAGCGGCCCGGCTGGCCCGAAATCGCCGACCGGTGGCCGGTCGTCCCGGCCACGACGATCGTGCAGCACATCGTGGACGCCGCGCAGGAGACGGCCCCAGGCGGGCTGCCGGTCGCCGTGCACGGCGCGCGGTTCGACGAGTGGCTCACCGCCACCCCGGCCGTCGACGTGCCCGTGACCGTGACGCCGAAGGATCCGGGCCTTCTCGCCGTCTCCTTCGGCCCGCGGGCCCGCGCCACCGTGGAGCTCGCCGCCGCGTACCCCACTCCGCCCCCCGCCCCATGGGTCACCGATCCCGGGGCCGAGCACGCCCCCGACCACACCGCTGCCCAGCTCTACGCCGAGCGCTGGATGTTCCACGGTCCGGCGTTCCAGGGCGTCAGCGAACTCACCGCGATCGGCGACCGCCATGTGCGCGGACGTCTCACCACCCCTTCCGCGCCCGGCGCGCTGCTGGACAGCGTCGGCCAGCTCCTCGGCTACTGGATCATGGCGACCCGTTCCGAGCGCACCGTCGTGTTCCCGGTCGGGATGCGGGAGATGCGGTTCTACGGGCCGCATCCGGCGCCGGGCACAGAGGTGGAATGCCTGGTGCGCGTCACCTCGCTCACCGACGCCTTTCTGGAGGCCGACGTACAGCTGAGGGCCGGGGGCACCGTGTGGGCGGAGCTGTACGGCTGGCAGGACCGCCGCTTCGACAACGACCCGCAGACCCGGCCCGTCGAGCGCTTCCCGGATCGCAACACCCTGTCCGAGCCGCGCCCCGGCGGCTGGCGGCTGCTGCACGAGAGGTGGCCGGACCTGGCGTCCAGGGAGCTGATCATGCGCAACTCCCTGGGCGGTGCGGAGCGCGCGGAGTACGCCCGCCACGCCCCACGCGGGCGCCGGCAGTGGCTGCTGGGGCGCATCGCGGTCAAGGACGCGGTGCGGCAGTGGCTGTGGGACCACGGCGAGGGCCCCGTCTTCCCGGCGGAACTGCGGGTGCACAACGACGAGACGGGCCGTCCGTACGTCACCGGCGTGCACGGACGGACCCTGCCCCCGCTGGACGTCTCGCTGGCCCACTGCGCGGAGGCAGCCGTCGCGATCGTCCGACCGCACCGGACCGGCCCCGGCCCCGGCATCGACATCGAGGAGGTCACCGACCGCACCCCGCAGGCCCTCGCCGCCGCCCTCGGCGGGGACGAGCTGCGGCTGCTGCACCGCCTGTCGGCCGACACCGGCGAGAGCGAGGCCGTGTGGTTCACCCGTTTCTGGGCGGCCAAGGAGTCCGTCGCCAAGGCGGAGGGCACCGGATTCGGCGGCCGGCCGCGGGACTTCACCGTGCTCGACGCGACCCCGGCGGGCGACCGGCTGGCCGTCGCGGGCCGCCTGCAACGCGCCCACACCGTGCACTGCGTACCGACCACCAACCCGCCCCGGCTGCCGGAACGCGCGTACGCAGTCGCATGGACGGCGGGAAACCCGACCGTTAAGGAGTACGACGCCCGATGA